The Carassius carassius chromosome 2, fCarCar2.1, whole genome shotgun sequence genome has a segment encoding these proteins:
- the LOC132104211 gene encoding galactose-3-O-sulfotransferase 2-like isoform X1: MVFRRSSRRMRWLGCYRMGPIWKALLVFVLIAFAGQLLGVIFNKSWMQPERPHSLYYLPSENSQGESLGSCQPSIHIMFLKTHKTASSTVLNLLYRFGEEQGLKFALPMGYQFGYPLPFIALRVKGYRGPHVAEFDIMGNHMRFNKPEVEKVMPADTFYFSILRDPVALAESSYAYYKNVAPAFRLVKGLGEFADNPYKYYDPRLRNNHYAHNLMWFDFGLDHTSNFSFGLVKRGVAAVRRNFKLILISEYFDQSMVLLRHALCWPLDAVVSFSLNARQQMPSGRSGWVGKAAAPAPLALTDKQRSKLREWNALDWHLYQAFNLTFWQEVERFGRSRMESEVALLRTKRDVLTRICLRDGGRPIEATRIRDKTIRPFQSGLVKILGYELQSGLDNVTWEACLRMIRPEIQYKDLLDLRQFPRAQQPPAAGGLPVKRESSILRTEDHEGKRLVEKDWDGTILFRNLTLGQVDSKVRLR, translated from the exons ATGGTTTTCAGACGGTCCTCTCG GAGAATGCGGTGGTTGGGATGTTATCGGATGGGGCCCATATGGAAAGCACTCCTGGTATTTGTTCTCATTGCTTTTGCTGGACAACTTCTGGGAGTCATCTTCAACAAGAG CTGGATGCAGCCAGAGAGACCTCACTCCCTCTACTATCTTCCCTCTGAGAATTCCCAAGGGGAGTCTCTGGGGTCTTGTCAGCCCAGCATCCACATCATGTTCCTGAAGACTCACAAGACAGCAAGCAGCACAGTTCTCAACTTGCTCTATCGCTTTGGAGAGGAGCAGGGCCTTAAATTTGCCCTTCCCATGGGGTATCAGTTTGGCTACCCACTGCCCTTTATCGCCCTGAGGGTGAAAGGATACAGAGGCCCTCACGTGGCAGAATTTGACATAATGGGAAATCATATGCGGTTCAACAAACCAGAG GTTGAGAAGGTCATGCCAGCTGACACCTTCTATTTCTCCATCCTCCGAGACCCTGTGGCGCTAGCCGAATCCTCCTATGCCTACTATAAAAATGTTGCCCCTGCCTTCAGGCTTGTCAAAGGACTGGGCGAATTTGCAGACAACCCCTATAAGTACTACGACCCCAGACTCCGAAACAATCATTATGCCCACAACCTGATGTGGTTTGATTTTGGTCTGGATCATACCTCCAACTTCAGCTTTGGGCTGGTCAAGCGCGGTGTGGCAGCAGTGCGTCGGAACTTCAAGCTCATCCTTATCTCAGAGTATTTCGACCAATCTATGGTGCTGCTCCGCCATGCTCTGTGCTGGCCGTTAGATGCTGTGGTTTCTTTTAGCCTGAACGCCAGGCAGCAGATGCCCAGTGGAAGATCAGGATGGGTGGGCAAGGCTGCAGCTCCAGCTCCTTTGGCATTAACAGACAAGCAAAGATCGAAATTACGTGAATGGAATGCACTAGACTGGCACCTTTACCAAGCTTTTAATCTCACTTTCTGGCAGGAAGTAGAGCGCTTCGGGCGCAGTCGGATGGAGTCTGAGGTGGCCTTGCTGAGGACCAAACGGGATGTTCTCACTCGCATCTGCTTGCGTGATGGGGGCCGCCCCATAGAGGCCACTCGCATCCGGGACAAGACCATCCGCCCTTTCCAGAGTGGATTAGTGAAGATCTTGGGATACGAGTTGCAGTCGGGACTAGATAATGTCACGTGGGAAGCTTGCCTACGCATGATCAGGCCTGAGATACAATACAAAGACTTGCTGGATCTTCGGCAGTTCCCCCGAGCCCAGCAACCCCCAGCCGCTGGAGGGCTTCCAGTAAAGAGAGAGTCCTCAATACTCAGGACTGAAGACCATGAGGGAAAGAGGTTGGTGGAGAAGGACTGGGACGGGACCATTCTGTTTCGGAATCTAACATTGGGTCAGGTTGATTCAAAAGTAAGACTTAGATAG
- the LOC132104211 gene encoding galactose-3-O-sulfotransferase 2-like isoform X2, with protein MRWLGCYRMGPIWKALLVFVLIAFAGQLLGVIFNKSWMQPERPHSLYYLPSENSQGESLGSCQPSIHIMFLKTHKTASSTVLNLLYRFGEEQGLKFALPMGYQFGYPLPFIALRVKGYRGPHVAEFDIMGNHMRFNKPEVEKVMPADTFYFSILRDPVALAESSYAYYKNVAPAFRLVKGLGEFADNPYKYYDPRLRNNHYAHNLMWFDFGLDHTSNFSFGLVKRGVAAVRRNFKLILISEYFDQSMVLLRHALCWPLDAVVSFSLNARQQMPSGRSGWVGKAAAPAPLALTDKQRSKLREWNALDWHLYQAFNLTFWQEVERFGRSRMESEVALLRTKRDVLTRICLRDGGRPIEATRIRDKTIRPFQSGLVKILGYELQSGLDNVTWEACLRMIRPEIQYKDLLDLRQFPRAQQPPAAGGLPVKRESSILRTEDHEGKRLVEKDWDGTILFRNLTLGQVDSKVRLR; from the exons ATGCGGTGGTTGGGATGTTATCGGATGGGGCCCATATGGAAAGCACTCCTGGTATTTGTTCTCATTGCTTTTGCTGGACAACTTCTGGGAGTCATCTTCAACAAGAG CTGGATGCAGCCAGAGAGACCTCACTCCCTCTACTATCTTCCCTCTGAGAATTCCCAAGGGGAGTCTCTGGGGTCTTGTCAGCCCAGCATCCACATCATGTTCCTGAAGACTCACAAGACAGCAAGCAGCACAGTTCTCAACTTGCTCTATCGCTTTGGAGAGGAGCAGGGCCTTAAATTTGCCCTTCCCATGGGGTATCAGTTTGGCTACCCACTGCCCTTTATCGCCCTGAGGGTGAAAGGATACAGAGGCCCTCACGTGGCAGAATTTGACATAATGGGAAATCATATGCGGTTCAACAAACCAGAG GTTGAGAAGGTCATGCCAGCTGACACCTTCTATTTCTCCATCCTCCGAGACCCTGTGGCGCTAGCCGAATCCTCCTATGCCTACTATAAAAATGTTGCCCCTGCCTTCAGGCTTGTCAAAGGACTGGGCGAATTTGCAGACAACCCCTATAAGTACTACGACCCCAGACTCCGAAACAATCATTATGCCCACAACCTGATGTGGTTTGATTTTGGTCTGGATCATACCTCCAACTTCAGCTTTGGGCTGGTCAAGCGCGGTGTGGCAGCAGTGCGTCGGAACTTCAAGCTCATCCTTATCTCAGAGTATTTCGACCAATCTATGGTGCTGCTCCGCCATGCTCTGTGCTGGCCGTTAGATGCTGTGGTTTCTTTTAGCCTGAACGCCAGGCAGCAGATGCCCAGTGGAAGATCAGGATGGGTGGGCAAGGCTGCAGCTCCAGCTCCTTTGGCATTAACAGACAAGCAAAGATCGAAATTACGTGAATGGAATGCACTAGACTGGCACCTTTACCAAGCTTTTAATCTCACTTTCTGGCAGGAAGTAGAGCGCTTCGGGCGCAGTCGGATGGAGTCTGAGGTGGCCTTGCTGAGGACCAAACGGGATGTTCTCACTCGCATCTGCTTGCGTGATGGGGGCCGCCCCATAGAGGCCACTCGCATCCGGGACAAGACCATCCGCCCTTTCCAGAGTGGATTAGTGAAGATCTTGGGATACGAGTTGCAGTCGGGACTAGATAATGTCACGTGGGAAGCTTGCCTACGCATGATCAGGCCTGAGATACAATACAAAGACTTGCTGGATCTTCGGCAGTTCCCCCGAGCCCAGCAACCCCCAGCCGCTGGAGGGCTTCCAGTAAAGAGAGAGTCCTCAATACTCAGGACTGAAGACCATGAGGGAAAGAGGTTGGTGGAGAAGGACTGGGACGGGACCATTCTGTTTCGGAATCTAACATTGGGTCAGGTTGATTCAAAAGTAAGACTTAGATAG